In Ictalurus furcatus strain D&B chromosome 23, Billie_1.0, whole genome shotgun sequence, a single window of DNA contains:
- the map3k15 gene encoding mitogen-activated protein kinase kinase kinase 15, with translation MEASSQVASEAGGDHAASVAMTAAERADVPSPCLVSKQRSLRAVYVLNDGLKAVAANSPESGALQCLQRACDAESAILTTVTFGRLDFGETSVLDTFYDADIAVVDMSDVFRQPSLFYHLGVRESFDMANNVILYHDTDPDTAQSLKDMVAQKNTASSGNYYFIPYVMTPNNEYICCENVAQRRASEYMQPSWDNLLGPLCVPLVDRFASLLKDIHVTSCASFKDTLLNDIRKARDKYQGEELAKELSRIKLRIDNTEVLTQDIVMNLLFSYRDIQDYDAMVKLVQTLEMLPTCDLANQPMIQFHYAFALNRRNSLGDREQALRVMLQVVQSCDHPAPDMFCLCGRIYKDFFLDSECKDTKSRDNAIQWYRKGFELQPTLYSGINLAVLLIVSGQQFESSIELRKIGVRLNSLLGRKGSLEKMNNYWDVGQFFTVSMLANDIPKAVQAAEKLFKLKPPIWYLRSVVQNLKLIQHFKKQNTEHSAQRERLNFWMDIIVEATQRTTNSLRFPVLILEPTKVYQPSYVSINSEAEEKNVSIWHVSPAETKGIHEWNFTASSIKGISISKFDERCCFLYVHDNSDDFQIYFSTEEQCGRFCSMVKELISDGSGNAVELEGEGEGDTLEYEYDYNENGDRVVLGRGTYGVVYAGRDLSNQVRIAIKEIPERDSRYSQPLHEEIALHKYLKHRNIVQYLGSVSEDGYIKIFMEQVPGGSLSALLRSKWGPLKEATIIFYTRQILEGLRYLHENQIVHRDIKGDNVLVNTYSGVLKISDFGTSKRLAGVNPCTETFTGTLQYMAPEIIDKGPRGYGAPADIWSLGCTIIEMATGKPPFHELGEPQAAMFKVGMFKIHPEIPESLSHEAKSFILRCFEPDPSKRATAGDLLKDQFLRHNIKGKKNKIAFKPSDYIRSVSLPVQLQAETTGSSSSEPGSVSPDCDSKHDVFFNKNKRSGSENLIKPATSSFLSVPDESPTSEDRSSPASSENSDSGLFLLKKDSERRAILYKVLNEDQDKVTSNLLENHMQGSTEELKLSVDHIKQIICILRDFIRSPERRVMASTISKLKLDLDFDSTSINQIQLVLFGFQDSVNKVLRNHHIKPHWMFAMDNIIRRAVQAAVTILIPELQTHFGPASESEGAEKDADDVDVEEDGDFGTVENVAPEDTGLTSGVSTLSSVISHDSQRPQHPLGAQLARLKQETSRLLEELVQKEKEYQQVLRQTLQQRAHDLELFRLKNQPAALNNGVLSVESPSPSIFHITAEPEADKELSDWLKQQGADSETVDKFVSEDYTLNDVLNDVTKDDLQYMRLRGGMLCRIWRAIQRHRSREQRRTRSDDETE, from the exons ACATTGCGGTGGTGGATATGAGTGATGTGTTCCGGCAGCCATCTCTCTTTTATCATCTGGGAGTTCGCGAGAGCTTTGACATGGCCAACAACGTCATTCTGTACCACGACACCGACCCTGACACGGCGCAGTCTCTgaag GATATGGTGGCCCAGAAAAACACA GCCTCCAGTGGGAATTATTACTTCATCCCGTACGTGATGACGCCTAACAACGAGTACATCTGCTGTGAGAACGTGGCCCAGCGCCGGGCGTCTGAGTACATGCAGCCCAGCTGGGACAACCTGCTCGGACCTCTGTGTGTGCCTCTGGTGGACCGATTCGCCAGCCTGCTCAAAGACATCCACGTCACGTCCTG cgcttCTTTCAAAGACACGCTGCTGAATGACATCCGAAAAGCTCGAGATAAGTATCAGGGTGAGGAACTGGCCAAGGAACTGTCTCGAATCAAACTGCGCATCGACAACACGGAGGTTCTGACGCAGGACATCGTCATGAATCTGCTCTTCTCCTACAGAGACATACAG GATTACGATGCCATGGTGAAACTGGTACAGACGCTGGAGATGTTGCCCACATGTGATCTTGCCAATCAGCCCATGATCCAGTTCCACTACGCCTTTGCCCTCAACAg gaggaACAGTCTGGGTGACAGGGAGCAGGCTCTCCGTGTGATGTTGCAGGTCgtacagtcatgtgaccacCCTGCTCCGGACATGTTCTGCCTGTGTGGTCGGATCTATAAGGACTTTTTCCTCGACTCGGAGTGTAAGGACACGAAGAGCCGCGACAACGCCATCCAGTG gtacaGGAAGGGATTCGAGCTGCAGCCCACTCTGTACTCGGGCATTAACCTGGCCGTGCTGCTCATCGTCTCTGGACAACAGTTTGAAAGCTCCATTGAGCTCCGGAAGATCG GAGTCAGGTTGAACAGTCTTCTCGGCAGGAAGGGAAGTTTGGAGAAGATGAATAATTACTGGGACGTTGGTCAGTTCTTCACTGTTAGCATGCTGGCTAACGACATCCCTAAAGCCGTGCAAGCGGCTGAGAAACTCTTCAAACTCAAACCTCCGATCTG gtacTTGCGCTCGGTGGTGCAGAACCTGAAACTCATCCAGCACTTTAAGAAGCAGAACACAGAACACTcggctcagagagagagactcaacTTTTGGATGGACATCATCGTAGAGGCAACGCAACGAACCACCAACAGCCTGCGCTTTCCG GTGTTGATCCTGGAGCCCACTAAAGTTTATCAGCCCTCGTACGTGTCCATCAACAGCGAGGCAGAGGAGAAGAACGTCTCCATATGGCACGTTTCTCCTGCGGAGACG AAAGGAATCCACGAGTGGAACTTTACAGCCTCATCTATCAAaggaatcag CATCTCCAAATTTGACGAGCGCTGCTGTTTCCTGTACGTCCACGACAACTCGGATGATTTTCAGATCTACTTCTCCACTGAGGAGCAGTGCGGCAG GTTCTGCTCCATGGTGAAGGAGCTGATCTCAGACGGTTCAGGAAACGCGGTGGAgctggagggagagggagaaggagacaCGCTGGAG TACGAGTACGACTACAATGAGAACGGGGACCGGGTGGTGCTCGGGCGGGGCACGTACGGAGTGGTGTACGCCGGGAGAGACCTGAGCAACCAGGTGCGCATCGCCATTAAGGAGATCCCCGAGAGGGACAGCAG GTACTCGCAGCCGCTGCACGAGGAGATCGCTCTGCACAAATACCTCAAACACAGGAACATCGTCCAGTACCTGGGCTCCGTCTCTGAGGATGGGTACATCAAGATCTTTATGGAGCAGGTTCCCGGGG GTAGTTTATCAGCGCTACTCAGGTCGAAGTGGGGTCCTCTAAAAGAAGCCACCATCATCTTCTACACGCGTCAGATCCTGGAAGGTCTGCGATACCTGCACGAAAATCAGATTGTCCATCGAGATATTAAG GGAGATAACGTCTTGGTGAACACCTACAGCGGCGTTTTAAAGATCTCCGACTTCGGCACGTCGAAGCGTTTGGCCGGAGTGAACCCCTGCACTGAGACCTTCACCG gGACTCTGCAGTACATGGCTCCTGAGATCATTGATAAAGGTCCTCGGGGTTACGGCGCGCCGGCTGATATCTGGTCTCTGGGCTGCACCATTATAGAGATGGCGACTGGAAAACCTCCGTTTCACGAGCTGGGCGAGCCGCAGGCGGCCATGTTTAAG GTCGGAATGTTTAAAATCCACCCCGAGATTCCCGAATCCCTTTCCCATGAGGCCAAGTCCTTCATCCTGCGCTGCTTCGAGCCCGATCCGAGCAAGAGAGCGACGGCCGGCGACCTGCTCAAGGACCAGTTCTTACGCCACAACATCAAGGGCAAGAAGAACAAGATCGCCTTCAAACCCTCGG attATATCCGCAGTGTGTCGCTGCCTGTGCAGTTGCAGGCCGAAACCACCGGGAGCAGCAGCAGCGAGCCGGGCTCCGTGTCTCCGGACTGCGACTCCAAACACGACGTCttcttcaataaaaacaaacgttCAGGCTCCGAGAACCTCATCAAACCCGCAACGTCCAGCTTCCTCAG CGTTCCTGATGAAAGCCCGACGTCAGAGGACCGAAGTTCTCCGGCCTCATCTGAGAACAGCGACTCGGGACTGTTCCTGCTGAAGAAAGACAGCGAGAGACGAGCAATCCTCTACAAAGTTCTGAACGAGGACCAGGACAAGGTCACGTCCAACCTCCTGGAGAACCACATGCAG GGCAGCACGGAGGAGCTGAAGCTGTCTGTAGATCACATCAAGCAGATCATCTGCATACTGCGGGACTTCATCCGTTCTCCCGAGCGCCGCGTCATGGCCTCAACCATCTCCAAGCTCAAACTGGACCTGGACTTCGACAGCACCTCCATCAACCAGATCCAGCTGGTTCTGTTCGGCTTCCAGGACTCG GTGAATAAAGTTCTGAGGAACCATCACATTAAACCCCACTGGATGTTTGCGATGGACAACATCATCAGACGAGCCGTCCAGGCTGCAGTCACGATATTAATTCCAG AGCTGCAGACTCACTTTGGCCCGGCGTCCGAGAGCGAAGGAGCCGAGAAAGACGCTGACGACGTGGACGTGGAGGAGGACGGCGACTTCGGTACAGTGGAGAACGTTGCCCCGGAGGACACAGGCCTCACCTCGGGGGTCAGCACCCTCAGCTCGGTCATTTCCCACGATTCCCAGCGGCCTCAGCATCCTCTCGGTGCGCAGCTCGCGCGCCTCAAACAGGAGACGAGCAG GCTCCTGGAGGAACTGGTGCAGAAGGAGAAGGAGTACCAGCAGGTTCTGAGGCAGACTCTCCAGCAGAGGGCGCACGACCTGGAGCTCTTCAGACTGAAAAACCAGCCTGCAGCTTTGA ATAACGGTGTCCTCTCGGTAGAATCTCCTTCTCCCTCCATCTTCCACATCACGGCAGAGCCGGAAGCAGATAAGGAGCTGAGCGACTGGCTGAAGCAGCAGGGGGCCGATTCAGAGACCGTCGACAAG TTTGTATCGGAAGATTACACACTAAACGATGTTCTCAACGACGTCACCAAAGACGACCTGCAGTACATGAGGCTGAG aggcGGTATGTTGTGCCGTATCTGGAGAGCCATTCAGAGGCACCGAAGCCGAGAGCAGAGAAGAACACGGAGCGATGATGAGACTGAATGA